In Dyadobacter subterraneus, a single genomic region encodes these proteins:
- a CDS encoding LytR/AlgR family response regulator transcription factor, translating into MIKCLVVDDEPLAQQVLQRYIDQTPGLTFTASCANAMEAFQFLSITDVNLMFLDIKMPALNGVDFVRSLKNPPPVIFTTAFSEYAIESYELDAVDYLLKPVTYERFEKSVSKFFKQNTVSEIIPAYTYFKVDGKLVRIEHETFIYAQSIKDYVIIFTTKGNYITHMTMKYLAELLPPTAFQRVHRSYLVGIKYISGLDNQKLYLGEIPVPIGDSFKIDVFSLRNKLSKIDK; encoded by the coding sequence ATGATTAAATGCCTGGTCGTTGATGACGAGCCGCTTGCGCAGCAGGTCCTGCAAAGATATATTGATCAGACGCCCGGTCTGACTTTCACCGCATCTTGTGCAAATGCAATGGAAGCATTTCAATTTCTCAGCATTACAGATGTAAATCTGATGTTTCTTGATATAAAAATGCCGGCTTTAAACGGTGTAGATTTTGTCAGATCACTCAAAAATCCTCCGCCGGTTATTTTTACTACTGCATTCTCTGAATATGCAATTGAAAGTTACGAACTTGACGCGGTTGATTATCTGTTAAAACCGGTCACTTATGAAAGATTTGAAAAAAGTGTTAGCAAGTTTTTCAAACAAAATACAGTATCAGAAATAATTCCGGCTTATACCTATTTCAAAGTGGATGGCAAACTGGTCAGAATTGAGCATGAAACCTTTATTTACGCTCAGTCAATAAAAGATTATGTGATCATTTTTACTACAAAAGGAAATTATATCACACACATGACAATGAAGTACCTGGCCGAACTGCTGCCGCCAACTGCCTTTCAACGAGTGCATCGTTCGTATCTAGTCGGCATAAAATACATTTCCGGACTTGACAATCAAAAGCTTTATCTGGGAGAAATCCCGGTGCCGATTGGTGATAGTTTTAAGATTGATGTCTTTTCACTGCGGAATAAACTTTCAAAAATTGATAAATAG
- a CDS encoding sensor histidine kinase, with amino-acid sequence MKPRTARFIWKMNRTEIFFFLIIFFVFPILTDFEINFYEKTDSTPADLFVERLAYGTLRMFPYFIYYKIIITYLFEKRYFLFTILVGAFLIFLTVYIKLEHGLISQLTFLPDQTVRSAEKWFHYKPKLFPFSIVFVFREMLMFTALAYFIRSTQQELQMQTMRQKQVETELNYLKIQLQPHFFFNTLNNIYSLAMQRSEKTAPLIAKHAEMMRYILYHSKQQTVRMSHEIAFLRNYVEVETLRYPTGMDIRFEAQVVNDGVTIEPLLLLPFIENAFKHGIREETGKGFVHIIICLTEEELILEVRNSKPVNPYHPKKVGKGIGLENAVNRLNMLYAKHQLAVTDCDDTYEVNLTLPLLNHD; translated from the coding sequence GAAAATGAACAGAACAGAGATTTTTTTCTTTCTGATCATTTTCTTTGTCTTTCCAATCTTAACGGATTTCGAGATCAACTTTTACGAAAAGACCGATTCAACGCCTGCCGATTTGTTTGTAGAAAGGCTGGCATACGGTACGCTCAGAATGTTTCCTTACTTTATTTACTACAAAATCATCATTACCTATCTCTTTGAAAAACGGTATTTTTTGTTCACAATACTGGTTGGCGCTTTTCTGATATTTTTAACCGTATACATAAAATTGGAACATGGACTGATCAGCCAATTGACTTTTCTGCCGGATCAGACGGTCCGGTCTGCTGAGAAGTGGTTTCATTACAAACCAAAACTGTTTCCGTTTAGTATTGTCTTTGTTTTTCGGGAAATGCTCATGTTCACAGCGTTGGCCTATTTTATCCGTTCCACACAACAGGAACTTCAAATGCAGACGATGCGCCAGAAGCAGGTAGAAACCGAGCTCAATTATTTGAAAATTCAGTTGCAGCCTCATTTTTTCTTTAATACCCTCAATAATATTTATTCGCTTGCCATGCAGCGCTCAGAGAAAACAGCGCCTTTGATTGCCAAACATGCCGAAATGATGCGCTATATTTTGTATCATTCGAAACAACAAACGGTGCGTATGAGTCATGAAATTGCTTTTTTGAGAAATTACGTAGAAGTAGAAACACTGCGTTATCCAACCGGTATGGACATACGCTTTGAGGCGCAGGTTGTCAATGACGGGGTAACGATCGAACCATTGTTGTTGCTGCCTTTTATAGAAAATGCTTTCAAACACGGAATCAGGGAAGAAACCGGGAAGGGGTTTGTACATATTATTATTTGTCTGACCGAAGAAGAACTGATTCTGGAAGTGCGTAACAGCAAGCCTGTTAATCCTTACCATCCGAAAAAAGTAGGCAAAGGTATTGGTCTGGAAAATGCAGTGAACAGGTTAAATATGCTATATGCAAAACATCAGCTGGCGGTAACCGATTGCGATGATACCTACGAAGTAAATCTCACCTTACCTTTGTTGAATCATGATTAA